In Roseisolibacter agri, the following proteins share a genomic window:
- a CDS encoding CHAT domain-containing protein produces MRWHVLVRAAVVLCLAAPLVSQAQPPSTALADSARRLDSLATAIFSQGTPERRQRGARMLAEAADLFGRSGDRRRQGATLLRLARLHDHGDTSRVHLHASLVVAREAGDRDTESQVLLELAYRQMRLGQADSALLLLQSAVQLTRTLGVEHDPTHGLAIYWLAHVSWRLGQLDSAEAYYWEAVRGARTVGDHVADGRAIGDLGNIHAHRARFDSALVYFHAARESFRAAGERAMEATWLNNIGTTHLALGRADSALWYYSTALPIAREHGHRPLEGALLSGLGDVHEQVGRKDSAAANFRRAAEIAHVVGVRGDEGQALTSLGRVQRDLGQPDSALQTLRRALDLLRAAGYRMYEADALDVLAGTHDVMARADSADAAYREGLRVARAGRYALQEETLLRHLGDHYRGVAGRSDLARAVAYFDSAAAVRSFITATAGSDSRRVSFAETGVELYDHWALAWLARAPEVGEEQSVLAALAVTERGRAQALLELMRRGVGGDSTSMARVRTLTRRDGVDAVAEGRALVAAIRTSGAPVLTYLATADTLLAWLVLPSGEVAMHRQALARDSVARLVADFRAGIGADEVATRARSILDASDAPTHATAAPTLARRGRTTRASVRALADVLLPPTIARKLPASGPLVVIPQGQVALTPFVALPSVAARGIGEPLGARHAIRYAPSIETMRATDAAPTTRTSVALVVGNPVMPSVRLPSGRTARLPALPGAAREGQWIARALGVAPLTGAAATERAVLARLGDAGVVHLATHGFAYSSDARALDSFVALAADSADTRANNGLLTVGEILDAGPRLVADLVVLSACQTALGNLKQAEGTVGLQRAFLAKGARSVLVSLWSVSDAATELLMRRFYTHWLRDADRPGKAEALRRAQRDVRATPRFAEPRYWAAFQLVGAQ; encoded by the coding sequence ATGCGATGGCACGTGCTCGTGCGCGCGGCAGTCGTGCTTTGTCTCGCGGCGCCGCTGGTCTCGCAGGCGCAGCCCCCGTCGACCGCGCTCGCCGACAGCGCGCGCCGGCTCGATTCGCTCGCGACGGCGATCTTCTCACAGGGCACCCCGGAGCGTCGCCAGCGTGGAGCGCGGATGCTCGCCGAGGCTGCCGACCTGTTCGGACGATCCGGCGACCGCCGGCGGCAGGGAGCGACCCTGCTACGACTCGCGCGACTGCACGACCACGGTGACACGTCGCGCGTCCATCTCCACGCGTCACTCGTCGTTGCGCGCGAGGCAGGCGACCGCGACACCGAGAGCCAGGTCCTGCTGGAGCTCGCGTATCGTCAGATGAGGCTCGGGCAGGCCGACTCGGCGCTGCTGCTGCTCCAGTCGGCGGTGCAGCTGACGCGGACGCTCGGCGTGGAGCACGACCCGACCCATGGCCTGGCGATCTACTGGCTGGCGCACGTCTCGTGGCGGCTTGGCCAGCTCGATTCGGCCGAGGCGTACTACTGGGAGGCCGTCAGGGGTGCCCGTACCGTCGGGGATCACGTGGCCGACGGGCGGGCCATCGGCGATCTCGGCAACATCCACGCACACCGGGCACGTTTCGATTCGGCGCTCGTGTACTTTCACGCCGCCCGCGAGAGCTTTCGCGCGGCTGGGGAGCGCGCGATGGAGGCCACGTGGCTGAACAACATCGGAACCACGCACTTGGCGTTGGGCCGCGCCGATTCGGCACTCTGGTACTACAGCACCGCGCTTCCGATCGCCCGGGAGCACGGGCACCGGCCGCTGGAAGGCGCGCTGCTCTCCGGCCTGGGCGACGTTCACGAGCAGGTCGGCCGTAAGGATTCCGCCGCCGCCAACTTCCGTCGCGCCGCCGAGATCGCGCATGTGGTCGGCGTGCGCGGAGACGAGGGGCAGGCGCTCACCTCTCTCGGCCGCGTCCAGCGCGATCTCGGCCAGCCCGACTCTGCGCTGCAGACGCTCCGTCGCGCGCTCGACCTGCTGCGGGCCGCCGGCTACCGGATGTACGAGGCGGATGCGCTCGACGTGCTGGCAGGGACGCATGACGTCATGGCGCGGGCCGATTCCGCGGACGCCGCGTACCGCGAGGGGCTGCGCGTCGCGCGGGCTGGCCGCTACGCGCTGCAGGAGGAGACGTTGCTCCGTCACCTCGGCGATCACTACAGGGGCGTTGCAGGTCGATCCGATCTGGCACGTGCGGTGGCCTACTTCGATTCCGCGGCCGCGGTCCGGTCGTTCATCACGGCCACGGCAGGCAGTGACAGCCGACGCGTGAGCTTCGCGGAGACCGGTGTCGAGCTCTACGACCACTGGGCGCTGGCGTGGCTCGCGCGCGCGCCGGAAGTCGGCGAGGAGCAGAGCGTGCTGGCCGCGCTAGCGGTCACCGAGCGGGGGCGCGCGCAGGCGCTGCTGGAGCTCATGCGGCGTGGCGTCGGTGGCGACTCCACGAGCATGGCGCGGGTGCGCACGCTCACGCGTCGCGACGGCGTGGATGCCGTCGCGGAGGGGCGCGCACTCGTGGCCGCGATCCGCACGTCCGGAGCCCCGGTGCTCACGTACCTCGCGACGGCGGACACGCTGCTCGCCTGGCTGGTGCTTCCCTCGGGCGAGGTGGCGATGCACCGGCAGGCGCTCGCGCGCGACTCCGTCGCGCGGCTGGTCGCCGACTTCCGTGCGGGCATCGGGGCGGACGAGGTGGCGACGCGCGCGCGGTCGATCCTCGACGCGAGCGATGCGCCGACGCACGCGACTGCGGCGCCGACACTCGCGCGGCGTGGCAGGACCACGCGCGCTTCCGTCCGCGCGCTTGCCGACGTGCTGCTCCCGCCGACCATCGCGCGGAAGCTCCCCGCGTCGGGGCCGCTCGTCGTCATCCCACAGGGTCAGGTGGCGCTGACGCCGTTCGTCGCGCTGCCATCCGTCGCGGCGCGCGGAATCGGAGAGCCGCTGGGCGCGCGCCACGCCATCCGCTACGCGCCGTCGATCGAGACGATGCGTGCCACCGACGCGGCACCGACGACGCGGACGAGCGTCGCGCTCGTGGTCGGGAACCCGGTCATGCCCAGCGTGCGCCTGCCGAGCGGCCGGACCGCGCGGCTGCCGGCGCTGCCGGGCGCGGCGCGCGAGGGGCAGTGGATCGCGCGTGCGCTCGGCGTCGCGCCGCTCACGGGCGCCGCCGCGACCGAACGGGCCGTGCTGGCGCGACTCGGCGACGCCGGCGTCGTGCACCTCGCGACGCATGGCTTCGCGTACAGCTCCGACGCGCGCGCGCTCGACTCGTTCGTCGCGCTGGCCGCCGACTCCGCCGACACGCGGGCGAACAACGGGCTCCTGACGGTGGGCGAGATCCTCGACGCGGGACCGCGGCTCGTGGCCGATCTGGTCGTGCTGAGCGCCTGTCAGACGGCGCTCGGGAACCTCAAGCAGGCCGAGGGCACGGTGGGGCTGCAGCGCGCCTTCCTGGCGAAGGGCGCGCGCAGCGTGCTGGTGAGCCTGTGGAGCGTGTCGGACGCGGCGACGGAGCTGCTGATGCGGCGCTTCTACACGCACTGGCTGCGCGACGCGGACCGCCCGGGCAAGGCCGAGGCACTGCGTCGCGCGCAGCGTGACGTGCGTGCGACGCCGCGCTTCGCGGAGCCGCGCTACTGGGCCGCGTTTCAACTGGTGGGTGCGCAGTGA
- a CDS encoding CHAT domain-containing tetratricopeptide repeat protein, whose protein sequence is MTARATLVTALVALALGMAGDPAASMAQATTASLSDSARRLDSLAMALRQPPLPANRRRAVELWTDAAALYRQLGDRAREGAMLRNAALRHTSADTAATYLHAALGLARQAGDRAGEGRALFHLGANAFARGQFDSAGALLPRAAQIAREVGERWSERAVVFHAMGWMLWQLSDLDAADASLRDALALVRRVGDRRAESAALGDIGNVFAQRGRHDSTFAYFQAALDVVRAIGDKGGEALWLYNLGALHEELGRPDSALVYLRSSLALARGAGRTHMTAASLNGIGNVLRDLGRPDSALVALREAEQVARTHQHPDVLAEILRNLGKQEQLQHRWDAARARFQEAHDLYRGVGRAPGVASTLAAIAELHEAVGRLDSARIAYDEGLALARASQKPATEAEILRNLGALHARVGDRQALARAVAHFDSAAAIRGALLVRVGTDASRVSFAETGTGLFERWALAWLARAPEIGERESALAALAVAERGRAQALLELLRRGEGAEAVRRRLGTERSDTPGADLVREGERIAATARATGAPVLALLSTPDTLVGWLVLPSGEVTVARQSIGRDSIGQLVTAVRAALGVDEGGARALRAVEPSTRRVGRRATAAIGRLTGFTLPVELTRRLSTAGDLVIVASGPLALVPFAALPLGPAGEPLGVRHAVRYAPSIATLGVMQASAGGIAARRDAIGSALVVGNPLMPSVRSSTGRTLRLPALPAAEREARWVADMLRASPLTGRDATERAVRDRLAASPVVHLATHGFAFSAEARSLDSFVAFAPDSASDGLLTVGEVLGDASRLTAELVVLSACQTGMGNLQQAEGTVGLQRAFLARGARSVLVSLWSVSDDATELLMRRFYSHWLRDADAPGKAEALRRAQRDVRATPRFRAPRYWAAFQLVGAS, encoded by the coding sequence GTGACGGCGCGCGCGACGCTGGTGACGGCGCTCGTCGCGCTGGCGCTCGGGATGGCGGGCGACCCGGCCGCCAGCATGGCGCAGGCGACGACTGCGAGCCTCTCCGACAGCGCGCGCCGGCTCGACTCGCTCGCCATGGCCCTCCGCCAGCCGCCGCTGCCGGCGAACCGCCGCCGCGCCGTGGAGCTGTGGACCGACGCGGCGGCGCTCTACCGGCAGCTCGGGGATCGTGCGCGCGAGGGCGCGATGCTGCGCAACGCCGCGCTGCGCCACACGAGCGCCGACACGGCGGCGACCTACCTGCACGCGGCCCTCGGCCTCGCACGCCAGGCAGGCGACCGGGCGGGCGAGGGCCGGGCGCTCTTCCACCTCGGGGCCAACGCCTTCGCGCGGGGACAGTTCGACTCCGCCGGCGCCCTCCTGCCGCGCGCCGCGCAGATCGCGCGCGAGGTCGGGGAGCGCTGGAGCGAGCGGGCCGTGGTGTTCCACGCCATGGGATGGATGCTGTGGCAGCTCAGCGACCTCGATGCCGCGGACGCCAGCCTGCGCGATGCGCTCGCGCTCGTGCGTCGGGTGGGCGACCGTCGCGCCGAGTCGGCGGCCCTCGGCGACATCGGCAACGTCTTCGCCCAGCGTGGCCGCCACGACTCCACGTTCGCGTACTTCCAGGCCGCGCTGGACGTCGTGCGAGCCATCGGCGACAAGGGGGGAGAGGCGCTCTGGCTGTACAACCTGGGTGCCCTGCACGAGGAGCTCGGTCGTCCCGATTCGGCGCTCGTGTACCTTCGGTCGAGCCTCGCGCTCGCGCGCGGCGCGGGCCGGACGCACATGACGGCCGCCTCGCTCAACGGCATCGGGAACGTCCTGCGCGATCTCGGGCGCCCCGACTCAGCGCTCGTGGCCCTGCGCGAGGCGGAGCAGGTGGCGCGCACCCACCAGCACCCCGACGTGCTCGCCGAGATCCTGCGGAACCTCGGCAAGCAGGAGCAGCTGCAGCACCGGTGGGACGCCGCGCGTGCGCGCTTCCAGGAGGCGCACGACCTCTATCGCGGCGTCGGGCGGGCGCCGGGCGTGGCCTCGACGCTGGCCGCCATCGCCGAGCTCCACGAGGCCGTCGGCCGCCTCGACTCGGCGCGCATCGCATATGACGAGGGGCTCGCGCTCGCGCGAGCGTCGCAGAAGCCCGCCACGGAGGCCGAGATCCTGCGGAACCTCGGCGCGCTCCACGCACGCGTGGGCGACCGTCAGGCGCTCGCGCGCGCGGTGGCCCACTTCGACTCGGCGGCCGCCATCCGCGGTGCGCTGCTCGTGCGCGTGGGGACCGACGCGTCGCGCGTGAGCTTCGCGGAGACCGGCACCGGCCTGTTCGAGCGCTGGGCGCTGGCGTGGCTCGCGCGCGCGCCCGAGATCGGAGAGCGGGAGAGCGCCCTCGCGGCGCTCGCGGTGGCCGAGCGCGGGCGCGCGCAGGCGCTGCTCGAGCTGCTGCGTCGCGGCGAAGGCGCGGAGGCCGTGCGGCGGCGCCTCGGTACGGAACGCAGTGATACGCCCGGCGCGGACCTCGTGCGGGAGGGCGAGCGGATCGCCGCGACGGCGCGCGCGACCGGCGCGCCCGTGCTCGCGCTGCTCTCCACGCCGGACACGCTCGTCGGCTGGCTCGTGCTCCCCTCCGGCGAGGTCACCGTGGCGCGGCAGTCGATCGGTCGCGACTCCATCGGCCAGCTGGTGACGGCGGTGCGTGCGGCGCTCGGCGTCGACGAGGGGGGCGCACGCGCGCTGCGTGCGGTGGAGCCGTCGACGCGACGTGTCGGGCGTCGGGCGACCGCGGCGATCGGTCGGCTCACTGGCTTCACCCTTCCCGTCGAGCTGACGCGTCGCCTCTCCACTGCGGGCGATCTCGTGATCGTGGCAAGCGGGCCGCTCGCGCTCGTGCCGTTCGCGGCGCTGCCGCTCGGTCCGGCGGGCGAGCCGCTGGGCGTGCGTCACGCGGTGCGCTATGCGCCGTCGATCGCGACGCTCGGCGTGATGCAGGCGTCCGCGGGCGGGATCGCGGCGCGGCGCGACGCCATCGGGAGCGCGCTCGTGGTCGGCAATCCGCTGATGCCGAGCGTTCGCTCGTCGACCGGGCGCACGCTGCGCCTGCCCGCCCTCCCTGCCGCGGAGCGCGAGGCGCGCTGGGTGGCCGACATGCTGCGCGCGTCGCCGCTCACCGGCCGAGACGCGACGGAGCGCGCGGTCCGCGACCGCCTCGCCGCTTCGCCGGTGGTCCACCTGGCGACGCACGGCTTCGCGTTCAGCGCGGAGGCGCGCTCGCTCGACTCGTTCGTCGCGTTCGCGCCCGATTCGGCATCGGATGGCCTGCTCACCGTGGGCGAGGTGCTCGGCGACGCGTCGCGACTCACGGCGGAGCTGGTGGTCCTCAGCGCGTGCCAGACCGGCATGGGGAACCTGCAGCAGGCCGAGGGCACCGTCGGATTGCAGCGCGCCTTCCTCGCGCGCGGCGCGCGCAGCGTGCTGGTGAGCCTGTGGAGCGTGAGCGACGACGCCACCGAGCTGCTGATGCGCCGCTTCTACTCGCACTGGCTGCGCGACGCGGACGCGCCGGGCAAGGCCGAGGCGCTGCGTCGGGCGCAGCGCGACGTGCGTGCGACGCCGCGCTTCCGTGCGCCGCGCTACTGGGCCGCGTTCCAGCTGGTCGGCGCGTCGTAG
- a CDS encoding protein kinase domain-containing protein → MSEPARPPLPPVRWQEVKAIVAAALERPPAERAAHVAQACAIDEELRREVESLLRAHEAAGAFLERPAIEDAGHAPLADADDEDAALAARLAAALADRYAIERELGGGGMARVYVATERALGRRVVVKLLSSSTAAGLSVSRFRREIALAARLQHANIVPLLAAGEADGLPYYTMPYVEGLSLRARLQRGDAIGVGEVVSILHDVSRALAYAHAHGVVHRDIKPDNVLVAGGSAVVTDFGIAKALSTARTTSAEHARDDRETLTQHGTTLGTPAYMAPEQLAGEAAVDERADVYALGCTAYELLTGHPPFHGYATRQLLAAHLTERPAPVADARPDVPSALAALVTRCLEKDPARRPSAAELAQALDAGIAVDAGPRRDADRPRTRLAFAAAALALAAAGGLFTSVRDRTRGAGIRLRTIAVRPLTHLGGDTADAYFVTGLADELTNALAKIDGLRVTPPGAGSAASGAGARELARMLGVETLLDGSVQRAGDRLRVRVRLVSGDDGHVLWSHEYDDRVADLLAVQRDVADSVAASLRVTLSGTTQARVARASGTRDADAYLLYLQGRHAAARYTEADLRRGIALYHQAIGRDSGFARAWAGVADAWVSLSGDFVPAPEALPAARQAAHRALAIDSSLTEAHVALGNVLLASWDAAGAARAFARAVSLEPHAAAAHYYAASALLAQGRLDEALAHADTARRLEPAQAAYLTAVALVQLRAGQLDSAVATARRAQALDSAFTYAATVLGDALRLRGAAREALDAYASRGPAQTAYDLVGPALARVALGQPDEARRTVREIVALGTRQHVPADAVAMVHAHLGARDSAFAWLERALASRTAALIALPVDPDWGPLRGDPRFAALVRRVVPR, encoded by the coding sequence GTGAGCGAGCCCGCGCGCCCGCCGCTGCCTCCCGTGCGCTGGCAGGAGGTCAAGGCGATCGTCGCGGCCGCGCTGGAGCGTCCGCCCGCCGAGCGTGCCGCACACGTCGCGCAGGCCTGCGCCATCGATGAGGAGCTGCGGCGCGAGGTGGAATCGCTCCTGCGCGCGCACGAGGCGGCCGGCGCGTTCCTGGAGCGTCCGGCGATCGAGGACGCCGGGCATGCGCCGCTGGCCGATGCGGACGACGAGGACGCGGCGCTCGCCGCACGCCTCGCCGCCGCGCTCGCGGACCGCTACGCGATCGAGCGGGAGCTTGGCGGCGGCGGCATGGCGCGCGTCTACGTCGCGACGGAGCGCGCGCTCGGTCGCCGCGTCGTCGTCAAGCTGCTCTCGTCCTCCACGGCCGCCGGGCTCTCCGTCAGCCGCTTCAGGCGCGAGATCGCGCTCGCGGCCCGCCTGCAGCATGCCAACATCGTCCCGCTCCTGGCCGCCGGCGAGGCGGACGGGCTGCCGTACTACACGATGCCCTACGTCGAGGGGCTCTCGCTTCGCGCGCGCCTGCAGCGCGGCGACGCGATCGGCGTGGGCGAGGTGGTCTCCATTCTCCACGACGTGTCGCGCGCGCTCGCGTACGCGCACGCCCACGGCGTCGTGCACCGCGACATCAAGCCGGACAACGTGCTGGTGGCCGGCGGCTCCGCCGTCGTGACGGACTTCGGCATCGCGAAGGCGCTCTCCACGGCGCGCACCACCTCGGCGGAGCACGCCCGCGACGACCGCGAGACGCTCACGCAGCACGGGACGACGCTCGGCACGCCGGCCTACATGGCGCCGGAGCAGCTCGCGGGCGAGGCGGCGGTGGACGAGCGCGCGGACGTGTACGCGCTCGGCTGCACCGCGTACGAGCTGCTCACCGGGCATCCACCCTTCCACGGCTACGCGACGCGTCAGCTTCTCGCGGCACACCTCACGGAGCGGCCCGCGCCGGTCGCCGATGCGCGCCCCGACGTACCGTCGGCGCTCGCCGCGCTGGTGACACGCTGTCTCGAGAAGGATCCCGCGCGCCGCCCCTCGGCCGCCGAGCTCGCGCAGGCGCTCGACGCGGGGATCGCGGTCGACGCCGGACCACGGCGCGACGCCGACCGCCCGCGCACGCGGCTGGCATTCGCCGCTGCCGCGCTGGCCCTCGCGGCCGCCGGTGGGCTCTTCACGTCCGTCCGCGACCGGACCCGCGGCGCGGGCATCCGGCTGCGCACCATCGCGGTACGCCCGCTGACGCACCTGGGTGGCGACACGGCCGACGCGTACTTCGTCACGGGCCTCGCCGACGAGCTGACGAACGCGCTCGCCAAGATCGACGGACTGCGGGTCACGCCGCCGGGCGCGGGTAGCGCGGCGAGCGGCGCGGGCGCGCGCGAGCTGGCGCGCATGCTCGGCGTCGAGACGCTGCTCGACGGCAGCGTGCAGCGCGCGGGCGACCGGTTGCGCGTGCGCGTGCGCCTGGTGAGCGGCGACGACGGGCACGTGCTCTGGTCGCACGAGTACGACGATCGGGTCGCCGACCTCCTCGCCGTGCAGCGGGACGTCGCCGACTCGGTCGCGGCGAGCCTGCGCGTGACGCTCAGCGGGACCACGCAGGCGCGCGTCGCGCGCGCGTCGGGGACGCGTGACGCGGACGCCTACCTGCTGTACCTGCAGGGGCGCCACGCGGCGGCACGGTACACCGAGGCGGACCTGCGGCGCGGCATCGCGCTCTATCATCAGGCGATCGGCCGCGACTCGGGCTTCGCGCGCGCGTGGGCCGGCGTGGCCGACGCCTGGGTGAGCCTCTCGGGCGACTTCGTCCCGGCGCCCGAGGCGCTGCCGGCGGCGCGGCAGGCCGCGCACCGCGCGCTCGCGATCGACTCGTCGCTCACGGAGGCGCACGTCGCGCTCGGGAACGTGCTGCTCGCGAGCTGGGACGCGGCCGGCGCCGCCCGCGCGTTCGCCCGCGCGGTGTCGCTCGAGCCGCATGCGGCGGCGGCGCACTACTACGCCGCGTCGGCACTGCTCGCGCAGGGTCGGCTCGACGAGGCGCTGGCGCACGCCGACACCGCCCGCCGCCTGGAGCCCGCACAGGCCGCATATCTGACGGCCGTCGCGCTGGTGCAGCTGCGTGCGGGGCAGCTCGACTCCGCCGTCGCCACCGCGCGCCGCGCGCAGGCGCTGGACTCCGCCTTCACCTATGCGGCCACCGTGCTCGGTGACGCGCTGCGGCTTCGGGGTGCGGCTCGCGAGGCGCTGGACGCCTACGCGAGCCGCGGCCCGGCACAGACGGCATACGATCTCGTCGGCCCCGCGCTGGCGCGCGTGGCGCTCGGCCAGCCCGATGAGGCGCGGCGCACCGTGCGGGAGATCGTCGCGCTCGGCACCCGCCAGCACGTGCCCGCCGACGCGGTCGCCATGGTCCACGCGCACCTCGGCGCGCGGGACAGCGCGTTCGCGTGGCTCGAGCGCGCGCTCGCATCGCGGACCGCCGCGCTCATCGCGCTGCCGGTGGATCCGGACTGGGGCCCACTGCGCGGCGATCCGCGGTTCGCCGCGCTCGTGCGCCGCGTCGTGCCGCGCTGA
- a CDS encoding GxxExxY protein, producing the protein MLRDGLRDEALTGSVIGAFYEVYNVLGFGLLEQLYGAALERELTARGHHVGREVSVAVTYKGEAIGCQRLDLLVDGRLVVEVKSTVVLAPAATRQLYNYLHATRLKIGLLLHFGPEPQFYRVVRLRDNPGA; encoded by the coding sequence ATGCTGCGCGACGGACTCCGCGACGAGGCGCTGACCGGATCGGTCATCGGCGCATTCTACGAGGTCTACAATGTCCTCGGCTTCGGCTTGCTCGAGCAGCTCTACGGCGCGGCGCTGGAGCGGGAGCTGACCGCCCGAGGTCATCACGTCGGCCGGGAGGTGAGCGTCGCGGTGACCTACAAGGGCGAGGCGATCGGTTGCCAGCGACTCGACCTGCTGGTGGACGGACGCCTCGTCGTCGAGGTCAAGTCGACGGTCGTGCTGGCGCCCGCCGCCACCCGCCAGCTCTACAACTACCTCCATGCAACGCGCTTGAAGATCGGTCTACTACTGCACTTCGGACCCGAGCCACAGTTCTACCGCGTCGTTCGCTTGCGGGACAACCCGGGCGCTTGA
- a CDS encoding BtpA/SgcQ family protein yields the protein MFASPKPVIAMVHVGALPGTPAARESLRELEARAVAECAIYRDAGVHGVALENMHDVPYLRGGVGPEITAAMTVLALAVKGASGLPCGIQILAGANHEAMAVAHAAGLDFVRVEGFAFAHVADEGTIQSSAASLLRFRRHIGAERVQVWADVKKKHASHAITADVGIGETAAAAAFMRADAVIVTGSATGQEASVDDVAEVRRHCAVPLYLGSGITAANLARYHDAADGFIVGSALKEDRRWDAPVDPRRVGALMAAHARCGG from the coding sequence GTGTTCGCGTCGCCCAAGCCCGTGATCGCGATGGTGCACGTCGGCGCGCTCCCCGGCACGCCGGCCGCGCGCGAGTCGCTGCGCGAGCTGGAGGCGCGCGCGGTGGCCGAGTGCGCGATCTACCGCGACGCGGGCGTGCACGGCGTCGCGCTCGAGAACATGCACGACGTCCCCTACCTGCGCGGCGGCGTCGGCCCCGAGATCACCGCCGCGATGACCGTGCTCGCGCTCGCGGTGAAGGGCGCGAGCGGGCTCCCGTGCGGCATCCAGATCCTCGCCGGCGCCAACCACGAGGCGATGGCCGTCGCGCACGCCGCGGGGCTCGACTTCGTGCGCGTCGAGGGCTTCGCGTTCGCGCACGTCGCCGACGAGGGCACGATCCAGTCGTCCGCCGCGTCGCTGCTGCGCTTTCGCCGGCACATCGGGGCCGAGCGGGTGCAGGTGTGGGCCGACGTGAAGAAGAAGCACGCGTCGCACGCCATCACCGCCGACGTCGGGATCGGCGAGACCGCCGCTGCGGCCGCCTTCATGCGCGCGGATGCCGTCATCGTCACCGGCTCCGCGACGGGCCAGGAAGCCAGCGTCGACGACGTGGCCGAGGTGCGCCGCCACTGCGCGGTGCCGCTCTATCTGGGCTCCGGCATCACCGCCGCGAACCTCGCCCGCTACCACGATGCGGCGGACGGCTTCATCGTCGGCTCGGCGCTGAAGGAGGACAGACGGTGGGACGCGCCCGTCGATCCGCGGCGCGTGGGCGCGCTCATGGCGGCGCACGCGCGCTGCGGCGGGTGA
- a CDS encoding sigma-70 family RNA polymerase sigma factor, translating into MVLPPHSPSERTSDSGPVAPPGSVTERLLAWGAGDASAFDALLPTVYAELRRQARRALRRESVGNTLEPTALVHEAYLRLAGQERGQWRSREQFFGIAAQLMRRILVDHARARHAAKRGGAQRVCVTLADGDASGGPDAEEPRVDLLALHDALSRLAAFDARQAHVVELRYFGGLTIDETAAALGLSPATVKREWAVARAWLRRELAGDASGG; encoded by the coding sequence ATGGTCCTCCCTCCGCACTCGCCATCGGAGCGCACGTCCGACTCGGGGCCAGTCGCCCCGCCGGGCAGCGTCACCGAGCGGCTCCTCGCCTGGGGCGCCGGCGACGCGTCCGCCTTCGATGCGCTCCTGCCCACGGTGTATGCCGAGCTGCGTCGACAGGCGCGGCGCGCGCTGCGTCGCGAGTCCGTGGGTAACACGCTCGAGCCGACGGCGCTCGTCCACGAGGCGTACCTGCGGCTCGCCGGGCAGGAGCGCGGACAGTGGCGAAGCCGCGAGCAGTTCTTCGGGATCGCCGCGCAGCTCATGCGTCGCATCCTCGTCGATCACGCCCGCGCCCGGCATGCGGCCAAGCGCGGCGGCGCGCAGCGCGTGTGCGTGACGCTGGCGGACGGCGACGCATCCGGCGGACCCGACGCCGAGGAGCCGCGCGTCGATCTCCTCGCCCTGCACGACGCGCTCTCGCGCCTGGCGGCGTTCGACGCGCGACAGGCTCACGTCGTGGAGCTGCGCTACTTCGGCGGCCTGACGATCGACGAGACGGCCGCCGCCCTCGGCCTGTCGCCGGCCACGGTCAAGCGCGAGTGGGCGGTCGCGCGCGCCTGGCTGCGACGCGAGCTCGCCGGCGACGCGAGCGGCGGGTGA
- a CDS encoding cyclase family protein: protein MRRPTTTIAASALLAACTGGQTAQPAPRAGFDPAAYRIVDLTHAFDARTLYWPTSPTGFRLDTLAAGTTPGGWYYSANAFSAPEHGGTHLDAPIHFAAGHATADRVALERLVAPAVVIDVSAKAASDADYRLTRQDVLDFEARHGAIRAGTIVLLRTGWSARWPDRRRYLGDDTPNDASKLHFPSFGEDAARLLVGERKVGAIGADVASIDFGQSKDFVVHRVASAADVPGLENLTALDALPPTGATVIALPMKIAGGSGGPLRAIALVPR from the coding sequence ATGCGACGACCGACGACGACCATCGCCGCGAGCGCCCTGCTGGCGGCGTGCACCGGTGGGCAGACCGCGCAGCCCGCGCCGCGGGCCGGCTTCGATCCCGCCGCCTACCGCATCGTCGACCTCACGCACGCCTTCGACGCGCGCACGCTCTACTGGCCCACGTCGCCCACCGGCTTCCGCCTCGACACGCTCGCGGCCGGGACGACGCCCGGCGGCTGGTACTACTCCGCCAACGCCTTCAGCGCGCCCGAGCACGGCGGCACCCACCTCGACGCGCCCATCCACTTCGCCGCCGGGCACGCGACCGCCGACCGCGTCGCGCTCGAGCGGCTCGTCGCACCCGCCGTCGTGATCGACGTGAGCGCCAAGGCCGCGTCCGACGCCGACTATCGCCTCACGCGCCAGGACGTCCTCGACTTCGAGGCGCGCCACGGCGCCATCAGGGCGGGCACCATCGTCCTCCTGCGCACCGGCTGGAGCGCGCGCTGGCCCGACCGCAGGCGCTACCTCGGCGACGACACCCCGAACGACGCCTCGAAGCTCCACTTCCCCAGCTTCGGCGAGGACGCCGCGCGGCTGCTCGTCGGCGAGCGGAAGGTGGGCGCGATCGGCGCCGACGTCGCGTCCATCGACTTCGGGCAGTCGAAGGACTTCGTCGTGCACCGCGTCGCCAGCGCGGCCGACGTGCCCGGCCTCGAGAACCTCACCGCGCTCGACGCGCTGCCGCCCACCGGCGCGACCGTGATCGCGCTGCCGATGAAGATCGCCGGCGGCTCCGGCGGGCCGCTGCGCGCGATCGCGCTCGTGCCGCGGTGA